In Cloacibacterium caeni, a single window of DNA contains:
- a CDS encoding Y-family DNA polymerase has translation MFALLDCNNFFVSCERVLDPSLQEVPVVVLSNNDGCVVSRSNEAKALGIPMGAPVFKYRDLFEQHGVKCFSAKFEYYNFKSQQVSAIASEFSPNFEIYSIDELFLDFHGFKYFNLEEYSQNIKDLILQKTKIPVSIGIAPTKTLAKVANRIAKKYPDKFQGVCTLDTPEKIEKALQWLEIGDVWGIGRRLGNKMKDAGVYKAADLLKKPEIWVRKLMGIHGVRMINELKGIKQLELEQPSPKQSIATTRSFMEMISDKEMLRERVETFAFSCAEKLRKQNSCCKVISVFLQTNRFRKDLPEYKNGFSVVLPNPSSSSIVLSKAANAIFEAIYKDGFLYKKAGVMVSDFVPENQRLINIFEEDVENKHLPIMKAMDSLNKKYGKNKIRLASQNGKPTYERKLLSPEYEEFLKSNTLPEANFRFH, from the coding sequence ATGTTTGCGCTATTAGACTGTAATAATTTTTTTGTGAGTTGCGAAAGAGTTTTAGACCCTTCTTTACAGGAGGTTCCAGTGGTGGTTTTGTCTAATAATGACGGATGTGTAGTTTCTAGAAGTAACGAGGCAAAAGCTTTAGGGATTCCTATGGGAGCGCCAGTCTTTAAATATAGAGACTTATTTGAACAACATGGAGTGAAATGCTTCTCCGCTAAATTTGAATATTATAATTTCAAAAGTCAACAAGTTTCTGCGATTGCCAGTGAGTTTTCTCCCAATTTTGAAATTTACAGTATAGATGAACTATTTCTAGATTTTCATGGCTTCAAATATTTTAATTTGGAAGAGTACTCTCAAAATATCAAAGACCTTATTTTACAGAAAACAAAAATTCCCGTGAGTATAGGAATTGCGCCTACCAAAACATTGGCAAAAGTAGCCAATAGAATTGCCAAGAAATATCCAGATAAGTTTCAAGGAGTTTGCACACTTGATACTCCAGAAAAAATAGAAAAAGCACTTCAGTGGTTAGAGATTGGTGATGTTTGGGGGATTGGTAGAAGATTGGGAAACAAGATGAAAGACGCTGGCGTTTATAAAGCGGCAGATTTGCTCAAAAAACCAGAAATTTGGGTTAGAAAATTGATGGGAATTCACGGCGTGAGAATGATTAATGAATTAAAAGGAATTAAACAATTAGAATTAGAACAACCTTCCCCTAAACAATCTATTGCAACTACCAGAAGTTTTATGGAGATGATATCTGATAAAGAAATGCTGAGAGAACGCGTAGAAACCTTTGCTTTCTCTTGTGCCGAAAAGTTAAGGAAACAAAACAGTTGCTGTAAAGTAATCTCCGTATTTCTACAAACGAATAGATTTAGAAAAGATTTGCCAGAATATAAAAACGGATTTTCTGTGGTTTTGCCTAACCCAAGTAGTTCTTCCATTGTTTTGTCTAAAGCAGCAAATGCTATTTTTGAAGCCATTTATAAAGATGGTTTTTTGTATAAAAAGGCTGGTGTAATGGTATCTGATTTTGTGCCAGAAAATCAAAGACTGATTAATATTTTTGAAGAAGATGTGGAAAATAAACACCTTCCGATTATGAAAGCCATGGATTCTCTGAACAAGAAATATGGCAAAAATAAAATAAGATTGGCCTCACAAAACGGAAAGCCTACCTACGAAAGAAAATTGCTTTCGCCAGAATATGAAGAATTTCTGAAAAGCAATACTTTACCCGAAGCTAATTTTAGGTTTCATTAG
- the rpoB gene encoding DNA-directed RNA polymerase subunit beta has product MSKSKAITSTQENQRINFSSAKGNVVTPDFLDIQLQSFKEFFQLDTLPEDRVNEGLYKTFQENFPITDSRNQFVLEFLDYLVDSPRYSIDECVERGLTYSVPLKARLKLYCTDPEHEDFQTVIQDVYLGPVPYMTPSGSFIINGAERVIVTQLHRSPGVFFGQTYHANGTKLYYSRIIPFKGSWMEFTTDINNVMYAYIDRKKKLPLTTLLRAIGYESDKEILQIFDLAEEVKVSKANLKKVQGRTLAARVLNTWFEDFVDEDTGEVVSIERNEIILDRETVLEKEHLDLILDAGVKSILIHNENSGEFSIIQNTLQKDPTNSEKEAVEYIYRQLRNADPPDEETARGIIEKLFFSEQRYSLGEVGRYRLNKKLGLNIPTTTEVLTKEDIISIVRHLIELANSKTEVDDIDHLSNRRIKTVGEQLAGQFGVGLSRIARTIKERMNVRDNEIFTPLDLVNAKTLTSVINSFFGTNQLSQFMDQTNPLSEITHKRRLSALGPGGLSRERAGFEVRDVHHTHYGRICPIETPEGPNIGLISSLGCYAKINNLGFIETPYRKVENGKVDFSAAPIYLNAEDEESKIIAQANVDLAEDGSFNTERVIARLDGDYPVVEPSQVDLLDIAPNQIAGISASLIPFLEHDDANRALMGSNMMRQAVPLLKPEAPIVGTGLEKQVATDSRILINAEGNGVVEYVDADKIVIKYERSEDEDLVQFESATKTYNLTKFRKTNQSTTITLRPNVRVGDAVVKGQVLCDGYATEKGELAIGRNLTVAFMPWKGYNFEDAIVINEKVVREDWFTSIHVDEYSLEVRDTKLGMEELTADIPNVSEEATKDLDENGMIRIGAEVKPGDILIGKITPKGESDPTPEEKLLRAIFGDKAGDVKDASLKADSSLRGVVINKKLFSRNIKDKKKRTEEKLKLEEIENRYKAQFDELRNTLLEKLNTLVNGKTSQGVNNDLEEEIIPKGAKFTLKLLQSVEDYVNVSGADWTVDADKNDLIKQLIHNYKIKYNDIQGVKNREKYAISIGDELPAGIIKLAKVYIAKKRKLNVGDKMAGRHGNKGIVSRIVREEDMPFLEDGTPVDIVLNPLGVPSRMNIGQIYETVLGWAGKKLGLKFATPIFDGASLEQITEYTEKAGLPIYGSTYLYDGGTGERFTQPATVGVIYMLKLGHMVDDKMHARSIGPYSLITQQPLGGKAQFGGQRFGEMEVWALEAFGASNILREILTVKSDDVIGRAKTYEAIAKGEAMPEPGIPESFNVLLHELQGLGLDIRLEE; this is encoded by the coding sequence ATGAGTAAATCAAAAGCTATCACAAGCACTCAGGAAAATCAAAGAATTAACTTTTCTTCTGCGAAAGGAAACGTTGTGACTCCGGATTTCTTAGATATCCAGTTGCAATCTTTCAAAGAGTTTTTCCAGTTAGATACACTTCCTGAGGACAGAGTGAATGAGGGTCTTTACAAGACTTTTCAAGAAAACTTTCCTATTACAGATTCTAGAAATCAATTCGTATTAGAATTTCTAGATTATTTGGTAGATTCTCCTCGTTATTCTATTGACGAATGCGTGGAAAGAGGTCTTACTTACAGTGTGCCTCTTAAAGCAAGACTTAAACTATACTGTACTGACCCGGAACATGAAGATTTCCAGACAGTAATTCAAGATGTATATTTAGGTCCAGTTCCTTACATGACTCCTTCTGGTTCATTCATCATCAATGGTGCAGAACGTGTAATTGTAACACAGTTACACAGATCTCCAGGTGTATTCTTTGGACAGACGTATCACGCAAACGGAACTAAATTATACTATTCAAGAATTATCCCTTTCAAAGGTTCTTGGATGGAATTTACTACGGATATCAATAACGTAATGTATGCGTATATTGACCGTAAAAAGAAATTACCTTTAACTACATTACTTAGAGCAATCGGTTATGAGTCTGATAAAGAAATTCTTCAGATCTTTGACCTTGCAGAAGAAGTAAAAGTATCTAAAGCGAATCTTAAAAAAGTTCAAGGTAGAACTTTAGCAGCTAGAGTATTGAATACTTGGTTCGAAGATTTCGTAGACGAAGATACAGGTGAAGTAGTTTCTATCGAAAGAAATGAAATTATCCTTGACAGAGAAACTGTTCTTGAAAAAGAACACTTAGACCTTATTTTAGATGCTGGTGTTAAGTCTATCTTAATTCACAACGAAAATAGCGGTGAATTCTCTATCATTCAAAATACATTACAAAAAGACCCTACCAACTCAGAAAAAGAAGCGGTAGAATACATTTATCGTCAGTTACGTAACGCAGATCCACCAGATGAAGAAACAGCAAGAGGAATTATTGAAAAATTATTCTTCTCTGAACAAAGATATTCATTAGGTGAAGTTGGTCGTTACAGATTGAACAAAAAACTAGGTCTTAACATCCCTACTACTACAGAAGTTCTTACTAAAGAAGATATTATCTCTATCGTAAGACACTTAATAGAGCTTGCAAACTCTAAAACTGAAGTAGATGATATCGACCACTTATCAAACAGAAGAATTAAAACTGTTGGTGAGCAATTAGCTGGTCAGTTTGGTGTAGGTCTTTCTAGAATTGCGAGAACAATTAAAGAAAGAATGAACGTAAGAGATAACGAAATCTTTACGCCGCTAGACTTAGTAAATGCAAAAACATTAACATCAGTTATCAACTCATTCTTTGGTACCAACCAGCTTTCTCAGTTCATGGACCAAACCAACCCACTATCTGAAATCACTCACAAGAGAAGACTTTCAGCTTTAGGACCTGGTGGTTTATCAAGAGAAAGAGCGGGTTTCGAGGTGCGTGACGTTCACCATACTCACTACGGAAGAATTTGCCCGATTGAAACTCCAGAAGGACCAAACATTGGTTTGATTTCTTCACTAGGATGTTATGCTAAAATCAATAATTTAGGTTTCATCGAAACTCCATATAGAAAAGTAGAAAATGGTAAAGTAGATTTCTCTGCAGCACCAATCTATTTAAATGCAGAAGATGAAGAATCTAAAATCATTGCTCAGGCAAACGTAGATTTAGCAGAAGATGGAAGTTTCAATACAGAAAGAGTTATTGCTCGTCTTGATGGTGACTATCCAGTAGTAGAGCCTAGTCAAGTAGACTTATTAGATATTGCACCTAACCAGATTGCTGGTATTTCTGCATCTTTAATTCCTTTCTTGGAGCATGATGATGCGAACCGTGCATTGATGGGATCTAACATGATGCGTCAGGCTGTTCCATTGTTAAAACCAGAAGCTCCAATTGTAGGTACAGGTTTAGAAAAACAAGTGGCTACAGATTCTAGAATCTTAATTAATGCTGAAGGAAATGGGGTAGTAGAATATGTAGATGCAGACAAAATCGTTATAAAATACGAAAGAAGCGAAGATGAGGATTTAGTACAATTCGAATCTGCTACTAAAACATATAACTTAACTAAGTTCAGAAAAACCAACCAATCTACTACCATTACTCTTAGACCAAACGTAAGAGTGGGTGATGCCGTAGTAAAAGGACAAGTGCTTTGTGATGGTTACGCTACCGAAAAAGGAGAATTAGCTATTGGTAGAAACCTTACTGTAGCCTTCATGCCTTGGAAAGGGTATAACTTCGAGGATGCGATTGTAATCAACGAGAAAGTAGTAAGAGAAGACTGGTTTACTTCTATTCACGTAGATGAGTATTCACTAGAGGTAAGAGATACCAAACTAGGTATGGAAGAACTAACTGCAGATATTCCTAACGTTTCAGAAGAGGCTACTAAAGACCTTGATGAAAACGGTATGATTAGAATTGGTGCAGAAGTGAAACCTGGTGATATCTTAATCGGTAAAATTACCCCAAAAGGTGAATCTGATCCTACTCCAGAAGAAAAACTATTGAGAGCAATCTTTGGTGACAAAGCTGGTGATGTAAAAGATGCTTCATTAAAAGCAGACTCTTCACTAAGAGGTGTTGTTATCAACAAAAAATTATTCTCAAGAAACATCAAAGACAAGAAGAAAAGAACTGAAGAGAAGTTAAAACTTGAAGAAATCGAAAACAGATACAAAGCTCAATTCGATGAATTAAGAAATACCCTTCTTGAAAAATTAAATACTCTTGTTAATGGTAAAACTTCTCAAGGTGTTAATAACGACTTAGAAGAAGAAATCATTCCAAAAGGAGCTAAGTTTACGCTAAAACTTCTTCAATCTGTAGAAGATTATGTAAACGTAAGTGGTGCAGATTGGACTGTAGATGCTGATAAAAATGATTTAATTAAACAGTTAATTCATAATTATAAAATTAAATATAATGATATTCAAGGAGTTAAAAACCGTGAGAAATATGCTATTTCTATCGGAGACGAACTTCCAGCAGGTATCATTAAACTAGCTAAAGTATACATCGCTAAAAAACGTAAATTAAACGTAGGTGATAAAATGGCAGGTCGTCACGGTAACAAAGGTATCGTGTCTAGAATTGTAAGAGAAGAAGATATGCCATTCTTAGAAGACGGAACTCCTGTAGATATCGTATTGAATCCACTAGGTGTACCTTCTCGTATGAACATCGGTCAGATTTACGAAACCGTTTTAGGATGGGCTGGTAAAAAATTAGGATTAAAATTTGCTACTCCTATCTTTGATGGTGCAAGCTTAGAACAAATCACAGAATACACCGAAAAAGCAGGTCTTCCTATCTACGGAAGTACTTATTTATATGATGGTGGTACTGGTGAGAGATTTACTCAGCCTGCTACAGTTGGGGTAATTTATATGTTGAAACTAGGACACATGGTAGATGATAAGATGCACGCACGTTCTATCGGTCCTTATTCATTAATTACTCAGCAACCATTAGGAGGTAAAGCACAATTCGGTGGACAGAGATTCGGAGAGATGGAGGTTTGGGCTCTAGAAGCATTCGGAGCGTCTAACATCTTGAGAGAAATCTTAACCGTGAAATCAGACGACGTAATCGGTAGAGCGAAAACGTATGAAGCAATCGCAAAAGGTGAGGCTATGCCAGAACCTGGTATTCCAGAATCTTTCAACGTATTGTTACACGAATTACAAGGTCTAGGTCTTGATATAAGATTGGAAGAGTAA
- the tuf gene encoding elongation factor Tu translates to MAKETFNRNKPHLNIGTIGHVDHGKTTLTAAITKVLAEKGLAEMKDFSSIDSAPEEKERGITINTAHVEYETVNRHYAHVDCPGHADYVKNMVTGAAQMDGAILVVAATDGPMPQTREHILLCRQVNVPRIVVFMNKVDMVDDAELLELVELEVRDLLSSYEYDGDNSPVIQGSALGALNGEPKWVETVEALMDAVDNWIELPVRDQDKPFLMPIEDVFSITGRGTVATGRIESGVINTGDPVDIVGMGDEKLTSTITGVEMFRKILDRGEAGDNVGLLLRGIEKTDIKRGMVIAKKDSVKPHKKFKAEVYVLSKEEGGRHTPFHNKYRPQFYVRTTDVTGEIFLPEGVEMVMPGDNLTITVELLQPIALNVGLRFAIREGGRTVGAGQVTEILD, encoded by the coding sequence ATGGCAAAGGAAACGTTTAATCGTAACAAACCACACTTAAACATTGGTACTATTGGTCACGTTGACCATGGTAAAACTACCCTTACTGCTGCTATTACTAAAGTATTAGCTGAGAAAGGATTAGCTGAAATGAAAGACTTCTCTTCAATTGACTCTGCTCCAGAAGAAAAAGAAAGAGGTATTACTATTAATACTGCTCACGTAGAGTATGAAACTGTAAATAGACACTATGCTCACGTAGACTGTCCAGGTCACGCCGATTATGTTAAAAACATGGTTACTGGTGCTGCTCAAATGGATGGAGCTATCTTAGTAGTTGCTGCTACTGATGGTCCAATGCCACAAACTAGAGAGCACATCTTACTTTGCCGTCAGGTAAACGTACCAAGAATCGTTGTTTTCATGAACAAAGTTGACATGGTAGACGATGCTGAATTATTAGAATTAGTAGAATTAGAAGTAAGAGATTTATTATCTTCTTACGAATATGATGGTGATAACTCTCCAGTAATTCAAGGTTCTGCTCTAGGTGCACTTAACGGTGAACCAAAATGGGTTGAAACTGTAGAAGCTCTTATGGATGCTGTTGATAACTGGATTGAATTACCAGTTAGAGATCAAGATAAGCCATTCTTAATGCCAATCGAAGACGTATTCTCTATTACAGGTAGAGGTACTGTAGCAACTGGTAGAATTGAATCAGGTGTTATCAATACAGGTGATCCAGTAGACATCGTAGGTATGGGTGATGAGAAGTTAACTTCTACTATCACTGGTGTTGAGATGTTTAGAAAAATCTTAGATAGAGGTGAAGCTGGTGATAACGTAGGTCTATTATTAAGAGGTATCGAGAAAACTGATATCAAGAGAGGTATGGTAATCGCTAAGAAAGATTCTGTGAAACCACACAAGAAATTCAAAGCTGAGGTTTACGTTCTTTCTAAAGAAGAAGGTGGTAGACACACTCCATTCCACAACAAATATCGTCCTCAGTTCTATGTAAGAACTACTGACGTAACAGGTGAAATCTTCTTACCAGAAGGTGTAGAGATGGTAATGCCTGGTGATAACTTAACGATCACTGTAGAATTGTTACAACCAATCGCTCTTAACGTAGGTCTTAGATTTGCGATCAGAGAAGGTGGTAGAACAGTAGGTGCTGGTCAGGTTACTGAAATCTTAGATTAA
- a CDS encoding HPF/RaiA family ribosome-associated protein, which yields MKITVQSIGLTPHAPLEEYLDKKLNKLETFYDKIIECEVFLKVENSSEKENKTAEIRLHVPGDDIVVKKTSASFEESLDQCYDTAKKLLIKKKEMA from the coding sequence ATGAAAATTACAGTACAATCAATCGGTTTAACACCACATGCACCACTAGAAGAGTATTTAGACAAAAAATTAAATAAGTTAGAAACCTTTTATGATAAAATTATCGAGTGCGAAGTTTTCTTAAAAGTAGAGAATTCTTCTGAAAAAGAAAATAAGACTGCTGAGATTAGATTACATGTTCCAGGTGATGATATTGTGGTAAAGAAGACAAGTGCTAGTTTTGAAGAAAGTTTAGACCAGTGTTATGATACTGCTAAGAAACTGTTAATCAAGAAAAAAGAAATGGCATAG
- the rplK gene encoding 50S ribosomal protein L11 has protein sequence MAKKVFKMVKLQVKGGAANPSPPVGPALGSAGVNIMEFCKQFNGRTQDKPGQVLPVLITVYEDKSFEFVIKTPPAAIQLMEAAKVKGGSGEPNRVKVGSVTWEQVKKIAEDKMADLNCFTMDSALSMVAGTARSMGLRVTGTKPSNA, from the coding sequence ATGGCTAAAAAAGTCTTTAAAATGGTGAAACTCCAAGTGAAAGGTGGCGCTGCTAACCCTTCACCACCAGTTGGTCCTGCTTTAGGTTCTGCTGGGGTAAACATTATGGAGTTTTGTAAACAATTTAATGGAAGAACACAAGACAAGCCAGGGCAAGTTTTACCGGTTCTAATTACTGTTTATGAAGATAAGTCTTTCGAATTCGTAATTAAAACTCCACCAGCTGCAATCCAATTAATGGAAGCTGCTAAGGTAAAAGGAGGTTCTGGAGAACCAAACAGAGTAAAAGTAGGTTCTGTAACTTGGGAACAAGTGAAAAAAATCGCTGAAGATAAAATGGCTGATTTGAACTGCTTTACAATGGATTCTGCATTATCAATGGTTGCAGGAACTGCAAGATCTATGGGATTGAGAGTAACTGGAACTAAACCGTCTAACGCTTAA
- the rplJ gene encoding 50S ribosomal protein L10, whose translation MTKEEKVLVIQEIKDMLQDAKVVYVANLEGLNAAQTSDFRRQAFKNNIKLKVVKNTLLQKAMEQIEGVDYSEMFPTFKGNTAVMIAETANAPAKLIQGFRKKEAFPALKSAYLQETFYVGDNNLDTLANIKSREEMIGEIIGLLQSPIQRLISALQNKEEAKGAKTEEAAPEVEAPAAEGEAPAAE comes from the coding sequence ATGACAAAAGAAGAAAAAGTATTAGTAATACAAGAGATTAAAGATATGTTACAAGACGCTAAAGTAGTGTATGTAGCAAATCTTGAAGGATTGAATGCTGCTCAGACTTCAGATTTTAGAAGACAAGCATTTAAAAATAATATTAAGCTTAAAGTAGTAAAGAATACTTTATTACAAAAAGCTATGGAGCAAATTGAAGGTGTAGATTATTCAGAAATGTTCCCAACTTTCAAAGGGAATACTGCTGTAATGATTGCAGAAACTGCTAATGCTCCTGCTAAATTAATTCAAGGATTCAGAAAGAAAGAAGCTTTCCCAGCTCTTAAGTCTGCTTATTTACAAGAAACGTTCTACGTTGGAGATAACAACCTAGATACTCTTGCAAATATCAAGTCTAGAGAAGAAATGATTGGTGAAATCATCGGATTACTTCAATCTCCTATCCAAAGATTAATTTCTGCTTTACAAAATAAAGAAGAAGCAAAAGGTGCTAAAACTGAAGAAGCTGCTCCAGAAGTAGAAGCTCCTGCAGCTGAAGGTGAAGCTCCTGCTGCTGAATAA
- a CDS encoding YiiX/YebB-like N1pC/P60 family cysteine hydrolase, protein MFLKSNKIYFYIILLFSFSCKKEPLIEKYKDVSLKDKKVYILYRETDSKMGKFIQPYNINGSKFSHVGVGFFYEKKFKVFHVLPNSTSLKNCLLEQSVKEFYNPINDEIKSGEILIVKNMNNNDFVKIQNKIISMKNKNIVFDNNFYTIKDNMYYCSEFVCEILNSTKKFNFIITKKKLSGLDSIYLKRDTLKYIPVDIFLNRSPFELIKKWEN, encoded by the coding sequence ATGTTTTTAAAAAGCAATAAAATATATTTTTACATAATTTTATTATTTAGTTTTTCATGTAAAAAAGAACCATTAATTGAAAAATATAAAGATGTAAGTTTAAAAGATAAAAAAGTTTATATTCTATATAGAGAAACTGATTCTAAAATGGGAAAATTTATACAACCATATAATATAAATGGTTCAAAATTTTCTCATGTTGGAGTTGGTTTTTTTTATGAAAAAAAATTTAAAGTTTTTCATGTTCTACCTAATAGTACATCTTTAAAAAATTGTTTATTAGAGCAATCTGTAAAAGAATTCTATAATCCTATTAATGATGAAATCAAATCTGGAGAAATATTAATTGTTAAAAATATGAATAATAATGATTTTGTTAAAATTCAGAATAAAATTATTAGTATGAAAAACAAAAATATTGTTTTTGATAATAATTTTTACACAATAAAAGATAATATGTATTATTGCTCAGAGTTTGTTTGTGAAATCTTAAATTCTACTAAAAAATTTAATTTTATAATAACAAAGAAAAAATTATCTGGTCTTGATTCTATTTATCTTAAAAGAGATACTTTAAAATATATTCCCGTTGATATTTTTTTAAATAGATCACCATTTGAGCTAATTAAAAAGTGGGAAAATTAA
- the rplL gene encoding 50S ribosomal protein L7/L12: protein MSDLKNLAETLVNLTVKDVNELAAILKDEYGIEPAAAAVVVAAGGAADAAEEKTEFDVILKSAGASKLAIVKLVKDLTGAGLKEAKDMVDGAPTAIKEGASKDEAEALKKQLEEAGAEVELK from the coding sequence ATGTCAGATTTAAAAAATTTAGCTGAAACGCTAGTAAACTTAACTGTAAAAGACGTAAACGAACTTGCTGCTATCCTTAAGGATGAGTACGGAATTGAGCCTGCTGCTGCTGCTGTAGTTGTAGCTGCTGGTGGAGCTGCTGATGCTGCTGAAGAAAAAACTGAATTCGACGTAATCCTTAAATCAGCTGGTGCTTCTAAATTAGCTATCGTTAAATTAGTAAAAGATTTAACTGGTGCTGGTCTTAAAGAAGCTAAAGATATGGTAGATGGTGCTCCAACTGCTATTAAAGAAGGTGCATCTAAAGATGAAGCTGAAGCTCTTAAGAAGCAATTAGAAGAAGCTGGTGCAGAAGTAGAATTAAAATAA
- the rplA gene encoding 50S ribosomal protein L1: MAKLTKKQKEVASKVEKNKVYNLDEASALVKELNYAKFDASVDLAVRLGVDPRKANQMVRGVVSLPHGTGKDVKVLALVTPDKEAEAKEAGADYVGLDEYLQKIKDGWTDVDVIVTMPAVMGKLGPLGRILGPRGLMPNPKSGTVTMEVGKAVAEVKAGKIDFKVDKYGIVHAGIGKVSFSPEQLKENAAELIHTLIKLKPTAAKGTYVKSIYLSSTMSPGIAIDTKSVN, encoded by the coding sequence ATGGCAAAATTAACGAAAAAGCAAAAAGAAGTTGCGAGCAAAGTAGAGAAAAACAAGGTATATAACCTTGATGAAGCTTCTGCATTAGTAAAAGAATTAAACTATGCTAAGTTTGATGCTTCTGTTGACCTTGCAGTTAGATTAGGGGTAGATCCTAGAAAAGCAAACCAAATGGTAAGAGGTGTAGTATCTCTTCCTCACGGAACTGGTAAAGATGTTAAAGTATTAGCATTAGTAACTCCAGATAAAGAAGCAGAAGCTAAAGAAGCTGGTGCTGATTATGTAGGTCTTGATGAGTATTTACAAAAAATCAAAGACGGTTGGACAGATGTAGACGTAATCGTTACTATGCCTGCTGTAATGGGTAAATTAGGTCCATTAGGAAGAATTTTAGGTCCTAGAGGTTTAATGCCAAACCCTAAATCAGGTACTGTAACTATGGAAGTAGGTAAAGCTGTTGCAGAAGTAAAAGCTGGTAAAATTGATTTCAAAGTAGATAAATACGGTATTGTACACGCTGGTATTGGTAAAGTTTCTTTCTCTCCAGAACAATTGAAAGAAAACGCTGCTGAATTAATTCATACATTAATTAAGCTTAAGCCTACCGCTGCTAAAGGTACTTACGTAAAATCTATCTATCTTTCTTCTACAATGAGTCCGGGGATTGCAATTGATACTAAATCTGTTAACTAA
- the nusG gene encoding transcription termination/antitermination protein NusG: MSDLKWYVLKAISGQENKVKAYIESEVKRLNLEDYVTQVVIPMEKVIQVRNGKKVPKEKPFYPGYLMVEANLIGEIPHIIKNLPGVISFLSLTKGGDPVPMRKSEVNRMLGKMDELSEFATEMEIPFVVGESVKVIDGPFNGFNGTVEKILEDKKKLEVSVMIFGRKTPMELSYMQVEKL; the protein is encoded by the coding sequence ATGAGCGATTTAAAATGGTATGTATTAAAAGCTATTAGTGGCCAGGAAAATAAAGTTAAGGCCTATATTGAGAGCGAAGTTAAAAGATTAAATCTTGAAGATTACGTTACTCAAGTAGTTATTCCTATGGAAAAAGTAATCCAAGTAAGAAATGGTAAAAAAGTGCCTAAAGAAAAGCCTTTTTACCCTGGTTACTTAATGGTAGAAGCTAATCTGATAGGAGAAATCCCACATATTATTAAAAATTTACCTGGTGTAATTTCTTTTTTAAGTCTTACAAAAGGTGGTGATCCTGTTCCGATGCGTAAATCTGAAGTAAACAGAATGCTTGGTAAAATGGATGAACTCTCTGAATTTGCTACAGAAATGGAAATTCCTTTCGTAGTAGGAGAAAGCGTAAAAGTAATCGATGGTCCTTTCAATGGATTCAATGGTACTGTAGAAAAAATCTTAGAAGACAAGAAGAAATTAGAAGTTTCTGTAATGATTTTCGGTAGAAAAACTCCTATGGAACTTTCTTACATGCAAGTAGAAAAATTGTAA
- the secE gene encoding preprotein translocase subunit SecE, with amino-acid sequence MNSLINFLKDSYSEFRYKVEWPKWADLQSSTIVVAVATVILALFTFGVDSLFSTAIKNILAIFIGFFN; translated from the coding sequence ATGAACTCACTTATCAATTTTTTAAAAGATTCTTATTCAGAATTTAGATATAAAGTAGAATGGCCAAAGTGGGCTGATTTACAATCTTCTACAATAGTAGTGGCTGTAGCTACTGTTATATTAGCATTGTTTACTTTCGGAGTAGATTCATTATTTAGCACAGCTATTAAAAATATATTAGCAATTTTCATAGGTTTCTTTAATTAA